A single genomic interval of Phaeodactylum tricornutum CCAP 1055/1 chromosome 5, whole genome shotgun sequence harbors:
- a CDS encoding predicted protein encodes MLSGIKVGKKKKKTSEAQPSWTATPSAALHVSTAHRCDAATGVAVTDQAVDTNTSVADLLRQSLASGTFLTDTQSGATKYKGERETPPQSSDTQAPQQLQQQQQQQQQQRRLPDLERRGRIQSTWESGKKSSPSQNTHEDSHSLILLPTRASITVGTKSDEANMTVEELAVAERGCNLSTNEIASRNVMRIGKKRKLKHNADSDEEEQRQLSYLNQSHGADSKKASQRSHTRQLAVHDQQSKITAKCWWWMESSRFPRHRLIALGDFVALVAAPPALSLTPGKHFYLVPIPHAESLTTCDNDVWDELIRFQTSLRQTFAAEGEHVLFCETVLPQHTTSFWQTKLEAIVVPRNVGLDAPLYFKSALTEQAQDWGTHQKLLKTAEKGLRRTIPQNFAYFYLEYGPHHQGYALMIETQSFPKDLGVDTIAGMMQQVPIRMRRRSSEPSVEQELRLIEAFLQ; translated from the coding sequence ATGCTGTCCGGAATTAAAGTgggcaagaagaagaagaaaacgtCCGAGGCACAGCCGTCTTGGACGGCAACACCATCGGCGGCATTGCACGTTTCGACGGCGCATCGTTGTGACGCTGCGACGGGCGTAGCGGTGACCGACCAAGCCGTCGACACGAACACATCCGTAGCCGACTTGTTGCGACAAAGTCTGGCTTCCGGGACGTTCCTGACCGACACTCAATCCGGCGCGACGAAGTACAAGGGGGAACGGGAAACGCCACCGCAATCCTCCGATACGCAAGCACCGCAACAATtacaacagcagcagcagcagcagcagcagcagcggcgACTACCAGATTTGGAACGCCGGGGTCGGATACAATCGACGTGGGAATCTGGAAAGAAATCATCGCCGTCGCAGAATACCCACGAGGATTCCCATTCCCTCATTCTCCTTCCCACCAGGGCGAGTATCACTGTCGGCACCAAGTCCGATGAAGCCAATATGACGGTGGAAGAATTGGCGGTGGCCGAACGAGGCTGCAATTTATCCACCAACGAAATTGCTTCCCGTAACGTTATGCGTATCGGCAAAAAACGCAAACTCAAGCACAATGCGGAtagtgacgaagaagaacaacGACAGCTATCCTACCTCAACCAATCACACGGAGCCGACAGCAAAAAGGCTTCGCAACGATCGCACACGCGGCAATTGGCGGTCCACGATCAGCAGTCCAAGATAACCGCCAagtgttggtggtggatggAATCATCGCGTTTTCCCCGCCACCGCCTGATTGCCCTCGGCGACTTTGTAGCGCTGGTCGCCGCACCACCAGCATTGTCCCTCACACCGGGCAAACACTTTTACTTGGTCCCCATTCCACACGCCGAATCACTCACTACCTGTGACAATGACGTCTGGGACGAACTCATCCGCTTCCAAACCAGCCTCCGACAGACATTTGCCGCCGAAGGCGAACACGTGCTCTTTTGCGAAACCGTCTTACCCCAACACACTACGTCCTTCTGGCAAACCAAGTTGGAGGCAATCGTGGTTCCTAGAAATGTCGGACTCGACGCACCACTCTATTTCAAATCAGCACTAACGGAACAAGCCCAGGACTGGGGCACGCACCAAAAACTCCTCAAGACGGCGGAGAAGGGTTTGCGGCGCACAATCCCGCAGAATTTTGCCTATTTTTATCTAGAGTACGGACCTCACCATCAAGGGTACGCATTAATGATCGAAACGCAATCCTTTCCGAAAGATTTGGGAGTGGATACGATTGCCGGCATGATGCAGCAAGTTCCGATACGCATGCGCCGCCGCTCTTCCGAACCGTCCGTCGAACAGGAACTCCGGTTGATCGAGGCGTTCTTGCAA
- a CDS encoding predicted protein encodes MAYNDGGEALPEEEGDEVMDIDEIPVTQEDAWAVISAYFEEKGLVRQQLDSFDEFIQNTMQELVDDSGDIRVSPEIQHMVGYDDEAYDREQEKETKFVFEIHFGQVYLSKPTTVEKDGTITNMFPHEARLRNMTYSAPLYVDVDLNQYQVGREVNVNDPSEDLGEPVATEHAKKEFLGYVPIMLRSLFCVLSDKDDADLSDLGECVYDQGGYFVINGSEKVIIAQERLSNNHVYAFKKKQPSKFSWVIETRSQVENSTRPVSTLYIQMYHKGGRGAIEGNQIRSTLPYIRTDIPVVIIFRALGYVADRDIIEHVVYDLTDGEMMDLFRPSLEEAFVIQRQDVALDFIGRRGSARDVTKEDRMRYAQAILQKEVLPHVGTEEHCETKKGFFIGYAVHKLLMCRLGRAEEDDRDHFGKKRLDLAGPLLGGLFRVLFRKLTKDVRKHLQRCLDEGKHFNIGAAIKSNHITDGLKYSLATGNWGDKGMATKAGVSQVLNRLTYASSLSHLRRCNTPLARTGKQAKPRQLHNTHWGMVCPAETPEGQAVGLVKNLALMAYITTGTAQVPVLEFLEEFSTENLTDILPSVIAEPNTCKIFVNGNWVGIHRDPKALEETFRSLRRMVDIDAEVSIVRDIADKEVRIYTDAGRICRPLFVVQEQKLAIKKHHIMQLQGMDPNEKKLTWTDLLMEGLVEYIDTEEEETTMVAMEPNDLDSDDSYSSTYTHCEIHPSMILGVCASIIPFPDHNQSPRNTYQSAMGKQAMGIYASNYQVRMDTMAHVLHYPQKPLCTTRAMEFLHFRELPSGVNCIVGILVYTGYNQEDSLILNQSAIDRGLFRSSYYRCYIDQEKASTVGTIGSLTSELFEKPSMDSTRGMKHGEYGKLDDDGLVAPGTRVSGDDVLIGKTAPIDATAGMPSRYSKRDCSTSMKANEHGIVDNVLISTTKEGYRFTKVRIRNVRTPQIGDKFASRHGQKGTIGMTYRQEDMPFTVEGIVPDIIVNPHAIPSRMTIAQLIECLLGKVVVFQGCEGDATPFTDVTVEDISTRLHAMGYQRHGNEALYQGHTGRPLNARVFIGPTFYQRLKHLVDDKVHSRARGPVAMLTRQPLEGRSRDGGLRMGEMERDCLITHGCANFMRDRFFVNSDQYRIHICERCGLTAQANLKKMTYECRSPMCVGRPTQICQVEIPYAAKLLLQELNSMCIQTRIYTKNVTTRDNSY; translated from the exons ATGGCGTACAACGACGGAGGCGAAGCCTTACCGGAAGAGGAAGGAGATGAAGTTATGGACATTGACGAAATTCCCGTCACGCAAGAAGACGCCTGGGCAGTGATTAG TGCCtactttgaagaaaaaggcttAGTCCGCCAGCAACTCGATTCTTTTGACGAGTTCATCCAAAATACCATGCAGGAACTCGTGGACGATTCCGGAGATATTCGCGTCTCGCCGGAAATTCAGCACATGGTGggctacgacgacgaagcctACGACAGAGAacaggaaaaggaaacaaagTTTGTCTTTGAGATTCACTTTGGCCAAGTTTACCTTTCCAAACCCACCACGGTCGAGAAGGACGGAACCATCACCAACATGTTCCCACACGAAGCCCGACTCCGAAATATGACCTATTCCGCACCGCTTTACGTTGATGTGGACTTGAATCAGTATCAAGTGGGACGAGAGGTCAATGTTAACGACCCCTCGGAGGATTTGGGAGAACCTGTCGCCACCGAACACGCCAAGAAGGAATTTCTCGGTTACGTGCCTATCATGTTGCGTTCCCTCTTTTGTGTACTTtcggacaaggacgacgccGATTTGAGTGACCTGGGGGAGTGTGTTTACGATCAGGGTGGTTATTTCGTCATTAATGGATCGGAAAAAGTCATTATTGCGCAAGAGCGATTGTCCAACAATCACGTTTACGCCTTTAAAAAGAAGCAGCCCAGTAAGTTTTCCTGGGTCATTGAAACCCGCAGTCAAGTGGAAAACTCCACTCGGCCTGTGTCAACCCTCTACATCCAAATGTACCACAAAGGTGGGCGCGGGGCCATTGAAGGCAATCAGATTCGTTCCACGTTGCCCTACATTCGCACCGATATCCCCGTCGTTATCATATTTCGAGCACTGGGATACGTAGCGGACCGGGACATTATCGAGCACGTCGTGTACGATCTGACGGATGGGGAAATGATGGACTTGTTCCGACCTTCGCTTGAAGAGGCTTTCGTCATTCAGCGACAGGATGTGGCGTTGGATTTTATCGGTCGGCGTGGATCGGCACGGGACGTGACCAAGGAAGACCGGATGCGGTACGCACAAGCCATTCTACAAAAGGAAGTTTTGCCGCACGTCGGAACAGAAGAGCACTgcgaaaccaaaaaaggtTTCTTTATCGGTTACGCCGTACACAAGTTACTCATGTGTCGCTTGGGACGggccgaagaagacgaccgTGATCACTTTGGTAAAAAGCGCTTGGATTTGGCCGGACCCTTGTTGGGCGGGCTATTTCGCGTCTTGTTCCGGAAACTGACTAAGGATGTGCGCAAACATTTACAACGATGCTTGGATGAAGGCAAACACTTCAATATTGGAGCCGCTATCAAGAGCAACCATATCACCGACGGACTCAAATACTCGTTAGCAACGGGAAACTGGGGTGACAAGGGAATGGCTACCAAAGCGGGTGTCTCACAAGTGTTGAATCGTCTGACCTACGCTTCGTCGCTCTCCCACCTCCGTCGATGTAACACGCCCCTGGCCCGCACCGGAAAACAGGCCAAGCCGCGTCAGTTGCATAATACGCACTGGGGTATGGTATGCCCAGCCGAGACTCCCGAAGGGCAAGCCGTTGGTCTCGTCAAGAATCTGGCCCTCATGGCGTACATTACGACCGGTACCGCACAAGTTCCCGTCTTGGAGTTCCTGGAAGAGTTTAGCACCGAAAACTTGACGGACATTTTGCCCTCGGTAATTGCCGAACCGAATActtgcaaaatttttgtTAACGGAAATTGGGTAGGTATTCATCGTGATCCGAAAGCACTCGAAGAGACATTCCGATCATTGCGTCGAATGGTGGACATTGATGCCGAGGTTTCGATTGTTCGAGACATTGCCGATAAAGAAGTTCGCATTTACACAGATGCCGGACGCATCTGCCGCCCATTGTTTGTCGTTCAGGAACAAAAACTGGCAATCAAGAAGCACCACATCATGCAGTTACAGGGCATGGATCCGAATGAAAAGAAGTTGACCTGGACGGATCTTCTCATGGAGGGTTTGGTCGAATATATTGATACAGAAGAGGAGGAGACCACCATGGTTGCCATGGAACCGAACGATTTGGATTCCGACGATTCGTATTCCTCAACGTATACACACTGCGAGATTCACCCGTCTATGATTCTTGGTGTATGTGCCTCGATCATCCCCTTTCCTGATCACAACCAATCTCCTCGTAACACTTATCAGAGTGCCATGGGAAAGCAAGCTATGGGTATTTATGCGTCAAACTACCAAGTACGCATGGACACGATGGCGCACGTATTGCATTACCCGCAGAAACCATTATGTACTACACGAGCGATGGAGTTTTTACATTTCCGAGAACTCCCAAGCGGTGTAAATTGCATTGTCGGCATTCTCGTTTATACTGGGTACAATCAGGAAGATTCCTTGATTTTGAATCAGTCAGCGATTGACCGTGGGCTCTTCCGGTCCTCCTATTATCGCTGTTACATTGACCAGGAGAAAGCCAGCACTGTCGGCACGATTGGATCCTTGACGTCGGAACTGTTCGAAAAACCTAGTATGGACAGTACGCGCGGAATGAAACACGGGGAGTACGGAAAACTCGACGATGATGGTCTGGTAGCTCCCGGTACTCGCGTGTCGGGAGACGATGTTTTGATTGGCAAGACGGCACCAATTGACGCTACGGCCGGTATGCCTTCACGTTACTCCAAACGCGATTGCAGCACGTCCATGAAGGCCAACGAGCATGGCATTGTTGACAACGTGCTGATCAGTACGACAAAAGAAGGATATCGGTTTACGAAGGTTCGCATTCGGAACGTCCGGACGCCGCAGATTGGTGACAAGTTTGCCTCACGTCACGGACAAAAGGGAACGATCGGAATGACTTACCGTCAAGAAGACATGCCTTTCACCGTAGAGGGCATCGTGCCGGACATTATTGTGAATCCCCACGCTATTCCTTCTCGAATGACTATCGCACAGTTAATTGAGTGTCTTTTAGGAAAGGTTGTTGTCTTTCAGGGATGCGAAGGAGATGCTACTCCTTTTACGGACGTGACCGTCGAAGATATCAGTACCCGCTTACACGCCATGGGATACCAAAGACACGGAAACGAAGCTTTATATCAGGGACATACAGGACGCCCATTGAATGCTCGTGTTTTTATCGGTCCAACCTTTTACCAGCGTTTGAAGCATTTGGTCGACGATAAGGTCCACTCTCGTGCTCGCGGTCCGGTTGCCATGCTTACGCGGCAACCGTTGGAAGGTCGATCTCGGGATGGTGGTTTGCGCATGGGAGAGATGGAACGCGATTGCCTGATTACGCATGGCTGTGCCAACTTTATGCGCGATCGCTTCTTTGTCAATTCGGACCAGTACCGTATCCACATTTGCGAACGTTGCGGTTTGACGGCACAGGCCAATCTCAAGAAGATGACGTACGAATGCCGCAGCCCGATGTGTGTGGGTCGTCCGACGCAAATTTGCCAGGTCGAGATCCCGTACGCGGCCAAGCTACTGCTACAGGAACTCAACTCCATGTGCATTCAAACCAGAATTTATACCAAGAACGTGACGACAAGGGATAATTCGTATTAA
- a CDS encoding predicted protein, whose product MAPHKKKGSTKKAEKEAQHSTVEDQATTDLKHNPVLSANILTRAQLSSVIIVCIGIARVLQVGAAVSIRSTNFVDAESTKPAQACVEYLGEAACRDETVQALLRYKYLLGIQLVMLLVWVTLQSWNNEALLAKLNGLLMLSPLLPTVIALQYWAEWIAAGQIWHHSLMCLVLLALAVPASTQEIPFIHRDASRPRYKTLQSLAFATLTILHAKQAYDWLWPLLRQPTKLDAIQSIVRLPASHGAAQVVTTFLGLDKLTTTLICAHAWCYFSEQQQRVGLWLHRKQSAVGHGVLVDAPSQFLPHTLPRFSIPAVWIWIYVRTCRRRCYS is encoded by the coding sequence ATGGCGCCTCACAAGAAAAAGGGGTCGACCAAGAAAGCCGAGAAAGAAGCGCAGCACTCCACCGTGGAGGACCAAGCGACGACTGATCTGAAGCACAATCCAGTTCTGTCCGCCAACATTTTGACGCGAGCGCAGCTCTCGTCCGTCATCATCGTGTGCATTGGTATCGCGCGCGTCTTGCAAGTAGGAGCAGCCGTTTCGATTCGCAGTACCAATTTTGTCGACGCCGAATCCACGAAACCCGCCCAAGCATGCGTCGAATATTTGGGAGAAGCGGCCTGCCGAGACGAAACCGTCCAAGCCTTGTTGCGTTACAAGTATCTGTTGGGCATTCAGCTTGTCATGCTTCTGGTCTGGGTGACCTTACAGAGTTGGAACAACGAAGCACTACTTGCAAAACTCAACGGACTGCTCATGTTGTCGCCTCTGCTTCCCACCGTCATCGCCTTGCAGTACTGGGCCGAATGGATCGCTGCGGGTCAAATCTGGCACCACTCGCTCATGTGTCTCGTACTTCTGGCGCTCGCCGTGCCTGCATCCACGCAAGAAATACCCTTCATCCATCGCGACGCATCCCGACCTCGGTACAAAACCCTGCAATCTCTCGCCTTCGCGACACTGACCATCCTTCACGCGAAACAGGCGTACGATTGGTTGTGGCCGTTGCTGCGGCAACCGACCAAACTGGACGCGATTCAAAGCATCGTCCGGCTTCCCGCCTCGCACGGTGCCGCACAAGTCGTCACGACATTTCTGGGATTGGACAAACTCACAACGACGCTCATCTGCGCACACGCCTGGTGCTACTTTTctgaacaacaacaacgggTAGGTTTGTGGCTGCACCGGAAGCAGTCGGCGGTCGGTCACGGTGTGCTCGTCGATGCGCCTTCTCAATTTTTGCCTCACACACTTCCTCGCTTCTCCATTCCTGCCGTTTGGATCTGGATCTATGTACGTACTTGCCGTAGACGCTGCTACTCATGA
- a CDS encoding predicted protein, producing the protein MTLAADHEAATDTPYYLIPPTPDLIPVARVREAIVLRNEWDTHILAQAPTCQVRLRLTSPYWTFEALNEHGHRKTCGGDEFYVCYHTHSQSIAGNRPMAVAIIADHEDGTYTLDFCQSPLNPLSNKRGHLSVHFQYTSAIGCAPPPSKDHWQHGGYTHTVYLHRNLPHAPPILRPFLPPIPSRLLSTFDRVFAFGDSILEQLVQGGSEGCQLITYGTKVATPLRTETLPRVLDLLEASLGPALAAEEPNQSTALILNSALWEILSDQGVPGADFADHLTTCRTYVTTVQRRYPHVSVFWLSPSAVHIHRVYLFNELAQKGIQHKIDRVRYMSASRTRRLYDLQNGSNTTPPFS; encoded by the exons ATGACGTTGGCAGCTGATCACGAGGCAGCCACAGATACTCCCTACTATTTGATACCACCGACGCCCGATCTGATTCCTGTCGCACGGGTGCGAGAAGCCATCGTTCTTCGCAACGAGTGGGATACTCACATTTTGGCCCAAGCGCCAACCTGTCAAGTGCGACTCCGCCTGACATCGCCGTACTGGACTTTCGAAGCCTTGAATGAACACGGTCACAGAAAGACGTGTGGAGGCGATGAGTTTTACGTCTGCT ACCACACacattcgcagtcaattgCGGGTAACCGCCCCATGGCGGTCGCCATCATTGCGGACCACGAGGACGGAACGTACACTTTGGATTTTTGCCAGTCGCCGTTAAATCCACTCTCGAATAAAAGGGGTCACCTTTCCGTCCACTTTCAGTACACCAGTGCGATTGGGTGTGCACCGCCGCCGAGCAAGGATCACTGGCAACACGGAGGGTACACGCATACGGTATACCTACACCGCAATCTGCCGCACGCACCTCCTATCCTTCGGCCGTTCCTTCCCCCAATACCGAGTCGGCTGTTGTCGACCTTTGATCGAGTTTTCGCCTTTGGGGATTCCATCCTCGAGCAGTTGGTGCAAGGCGGCTCGGAAGGCTGCCAATTAATCACCTATGGAACCAAAGTGGCAACGCCACTTCGGACCGAAACTCTTCCGCGCGTACTGGACCTTCTAGAAGCTTCGTTGGGACCCGCATTGGCGGCAGAGGAACCGAACCAGTCAACGGCACTAATTCTGAACAGTGCACTGTGGGAGATTCTCTCGGACCAGGGCGTCCCGGGTGCTGACTTTGCGGACCACTTGACTACTTGTCGAACATATGTCACCACCGTCCAGCGTCGGTACCCGCACGTTTCCGTGTTCTGGTTGTCCCCGTCAGCTGTACACATTCATCGGGTGTATCTGTTCAACGAACTCGCCCAAAAGGGCATACAGCACAAGATAGACCGCGTGCGGTACATGAGTGCCTCGCGAACGCGACGGCTATACGATTTGCAAAA TGGCTCTAATACTACCCCACCTTTTTCTTGA